In Clostridium thermosuccinogenes, the genomic stretch GAATAAAAGGAGTTATAGACTATATGAATGAGTCTTACAATATTGACTGCTCCATAGAAGATCTTTCGAGTGTAGCCGGCCTGAGTTCTTATCACTTTATACGCGTATTTAAAAACAATACCGGAAAGACTCCCTATGAGTACCTTATAGACTTAAGGATCGAAAAGGCAAAACAGTTGCTTGCTGATAAAAATTATACAGTAACCGATGTCTGTTTGGAATGTGGCTTTAATAATCCAAGCCATTTTACAAGGTTATTCAAAAATAAAACCGGAATAACACCAACATATTTCCGCTCAATAATTTTAAAATAATCTGGCCAGGAATTCTCTTTTTGCTTTTTTTCTTAATGAAGGCATCATAAAGTATACTTCTGTGTTTTCAGTTTAAATTAACCTGTTGTGCTAGTGATTTAACTGCGAGATGCAATACAGAAAACGTTTTGCTGGCCAATATGCACTAATGAAATGTTTGTGACAATTCAGGAATGAATTCAGCCAATAATGGATGTATTGATTGTTACAACGAGTTAAATTAACTTTTCTTATTTTACTTCCACTAAAAGCATTAACAAAAAGTTTTATATATTACAGCAATAAATGCAAAGAGTAGCAATCTAAATATAGATTAGTATAATCAGCAGATATAAATTATAAATGATAGCTTTATTTGTTTCCGTACAAATATTTGGAGGTGTAAAAATTGAAAAGAATGAAGACTTTTACAACTTTTCTGCTGGTTTTACTAATGACTTTTTCATTAATTGCCACACCTGCTTCAGCTTCAGCATCAGTATCTCTTATAGCATCCCCTGACAAGGTTGTACCGGGAGAAGAGATAGCAGTAACGATAACAGGGCTTACTGAGGATCAGATTGAAAACGGCGCATGGATTGGCTTTTTCAAGGTAGGCGCTAAAAACCATCAGTTTGAAAGAACGGAATATATTTTTGACTTGCCAGCAGATAATGTTTACAGGGTTACAGCACCTGTAACATATGGAGATTATGAATTCAGGCTGTTTCCTGATTATAATGCAACCAGTTACATTGCAGTAAGCAATACTGTGACAGTAGGCGAAAGAGAAGCAGCGTTTAAGGTATCAACGGATAAGCTGCATCCTGGTGAGGAAATATTGGTGACAATAAGCAATATTCCTGAAATTGATGAATATTATCATGCTTATGTAGGATTGTACAGTGTAGATGCAAAGGATAATCAGCCAATAAGCACTATTTATATATCCGAGCTTCCTACAGGCAACACCTGGAAAATCAAAGCACCCAATAAGTTGGGAAAATATCATTTCCGGGCATTCAATCTTGATGAAGAGCACCCTATGGGCCGCGGAGGGGAATTCGAGGTAATACCCAACGAACCCGTATTCAAGCTGGAGAAACTAGAGTACCTGATAAACGAAGAAATCAAGGTATCCTACTCCGGTGAACCGGTATCAGATGGCGCCTGGATCGGGTTTTACAAGGAAGGCAGCAAGAATAACGATTTCATAGATTTTGCATACCTTGAAAATTTAAGCAACAACACTTTCACTGTTAAAGCCTATGAAAGCGGAAGATATAATTTCCGGATTTTCATGGATTATGACGATAAAAGCATTTGTGGAACCAGCAGTACAATAGCCGTAATAGATGAATATCTGCCGGAAGACGAACAGGGAACCGGCGGTGGAGAAACCGTAATAGTACCCAATATTGATGAAGCGACAAGCTGGGCACGGCCTGAAATTACAGAGGCCTATGAACTGAATCTGACAACCGACAAGATCCTGATCGACTTCCAGAAGGATCTTACCAGGGAAGAATTCTGTGAGCTTTCAATAAAGCTTTATGAAAAAATGACAGGCACCAGCGCGGAAGCGGTTAAAGATAATCCTTTCACCGATACGAATAACCCTGAAATATTAAAAGCATATAACCTGGGTATCGTAAAAGGAATATCTGCCGACAAGTTCGGTCCTAATCTGAGTGTAACAAGGCAGGAAATTGCAGTCATGCTTCTTAGGACTTTAAAATGCGTTATGCCCGAGCTTAACACAAAGGCCGAATTCAAGCTGAAATTCCATGACGAAAAGGAAATAGCCTCCTGGGCGCTTGAAGCAGTCAAGTTCTTCAATGCCAATGATATAATAAAGGGTGCTGCCAGCGATGGTACCACCGGCTATATACTGCCAAAAGCAAATACAACCAGAGAGCAGGGAATAACCCTTGTAAAGAGAGTATACGACAAGTTCTTCACGATCTAATCAGCAGAAGCTGCCAAACAGCTTGTGTGCAAACAGCCACACCGGCTGTTTTTTTATGCTTGTATGACATCTGCCGTTGCCTATAAAGAACAAAGCCTGTAGTATGGCTGTGAAAACAAAGATTTGAATACGGCTGTGATGAGAAAAGTTATACCATAACCAGCAATTGAAGGTCTCTTGAAAGCAAAAATATGATATAATAAATGCAGCAAATAGATCACAGCTGCATTTATCCTTTGCTTTTGCCCGTGCGGTTTTTGATTCCAAATGCCCATGGGCAGCATTGTATTCGCATTCATGATAAATTACAAAGCTAACATAAAGCCGATATGGTGCCGTCAGGCTACCAGCAATTGCGATGCAAGACCTTGTTTGTGGGAGGAAATATAAAATGAACAACAACTTTTATTCCAAAGACTTCTATAAATTCAATAACAAGATAATCATAAAATGCGTCAGGTGTCTCAACAACATGAGAGTTCCCCTGGATAAGGGCAAAATATCCGTCACATGCCCTGTGTGCAGAAAAGAGTTTATTTATAATCCGGACTCCATCCTTTCCACTCTCAAGCAGATCGTCCTTACTATTAGAGCCTGGACGAGAAGGAGCCGGAGGAACCTTGCCATATTTCTTGTTTCTGTAGTGGTCATCATTGCTTTTCTGTTTTTCATGGTATTTAGCTCATTCAGAAAGGCAAACTCATATAAAAATCCTTTTGACAATTCCAGTCCAGGCATAGAGGTTTATCATACAGGTCAGGAATAGACGGACAGGCAGGCACATATCATTCCTGCCAGTCCTTGCAGACATCTACCCACGAATCGGCATTGGAATACCTCTCCAGTTCATCCACAGTAAGCTCGATTACGCTGTTGCTGCTGCCGCATGCTGGGAAAACCGTGTTGAACCTTTTCAAAGATATATCAAGGTACGAAGTAACTCCGCTTTTTACAGCAAAAGGGCAAATGCCACCAACAGCATGTCCTACAAGCTCAATCGCCTCCTCGGGAGTTAACATTTTTGCCTTTGCTCCAAACTGCATTTTGTACTTTGCATTGTCGATCCTTGCATCACCGGCTGCTACGACTAAAATACATCTGTCGCCCAGTTTAAAAGACAAAGTTTTGGCAATTCTTTTAGGTTCACAGTTTAGCGCCCGGGCGGCCAGTTCAACGGTAGCGCTGGAAACATCAAGCTCAACTATTCTGTCCTCCATATTGAATTGTCTGAAGTACTCTCTTACTTTCTCTATAGCCATTTCACTTCTCCTCTTTTGCAAAAATGTATACTGATAAATTCCTATGTAAAATTCAGGGGACTTCCGGCCATAAGCCTGCCCCCGCATAGAAGCATCATGCCCCGGAAGTGGCAAAATGCCCTGTATGGGCCAGACAAAACAGCATTTGTCCCCATAATATATCATACTAAACTATAAGTAAATTCGTAATCCCCTGAGCCGAGCTGGATTCTAACTCCCTCATCCGTCTGTTCATAACTTGTGATGCCACCGGCATCCTTAAGTCTCTTTCCATTCTCCAGAACACCGGACAAGTCGGCAGAGGGCAAAACCACAACAGCAGTTGTATTTGCCGGTATGCATACCTTCAACTTCATGCTGTCTTCCGATATTGCCCATGCTGATTCTACCCTACCGTACATGGATTCCAGCTTTGCTTCGGCAAATTCGAGCCCTGGTCCCGGTTTAGGTGTTATATGAATACGTTTATATCCCGTCATTTCACTATCGGTATTGATGCCGGCTACGGACCTATAGAGCCAATCCCCTATGGAGCCGTAAGCATAATGATTGAAGGAATTCATGTCTTTGCTCCAGAAAGATCCGTCTTCCTTTATCCCATCCCAGTGTTCCCATATTGTAGTAGCACCTTTTGTGATCTGATAAAGCCATGACGGATAGTCGGTCTGAAGAAGCAGCTTATATGCTATATCATTGTGCCCGTTTTGGCTTAAAACATGGCAGAGATAAGGAGTTCCTACAAATCCCGTGGTCAGATGGTATCCGTTTTGCTCAATAAGCTTCACCAAATCCCGGGTCACCCTCTTCCTGTCCCGGGCATCCACAAGATTGAACATAAGGGCAAGAACATGCGCCGTCTGCGTCGGTGAAGCTAGCCTTCCGTTGGGTGTGACAAACTCCTTTCTGAAGCTTACTATGATGTTTTTATAAAGCTCTTCATACTCTGCTGCATCTTCCCATTTACCCAGCACTTTGGCGGTTTTCGCCAAGATATCCGTTGAATAGGCATAGTAAGCTGTAGCAATAAAATCAACAGGAGTGGCGCCCACATAGCTGTCTGCCTTGCTGTCAAGGCCCAGCCAGTCACCGAAATGAAAGCCTGTATTCCAGAGATATTCATCGTCTCCCTGTCTTCTTATGTACTCCACCCAATGCTTCATGCTTTCATACTGCTCTTCCAGTATTCTCTTATCACCGTAGCATGTATATATTGTCCACGGACATATGGTGGCCGCATCTCCCCATGCCGAAGAGGAATAGCTGTTATCATCCAGGACATGGGGTATTACATGTGGTACTCCCTTTTCTTCAGACTGGTCCGCAGAAAGATCTCTCAGCCATTTTGCAAAGAAAGATGCCACATTCATATTGAAACAAGCTGTACGTATAAACATTTGGGCATCACCGGTCCAGCCAAGCCTTTCATCCCTCTGGGGGCAATCGGTAGGAACATCGAGGAAATTGCCCTTTTGTCCCCATACAATATTGTGCTGCAGCTGGTTAACAAGTTCATTGGAGCAGGTAAAGCTCCCGGTTGTTTCCATGTCGGAATGTATAACCCTTCCGGTGAAGTTCTCCAACATAATATCCCCCGGATAACTCTCTATTTTAACATATCTGAAGCCCTGGAATGTGAAGTGGGGCTCATAACATTCCCTGCCCGTTCCCTTGAGGATATATCTGATGGTCTGCTTTGCGCTTCTCAGATTATCGACATAGAAATTACCATCCTTATCCAGAACCTCTGCATGCCGGAGCACTACTTCCGCTCCTTCAGGGCCTTCTACTTCAAAGCGCACCCATCCCACCATGTTCTGTCCAAAGTCGAGCACCGCTTCCCCCTTGGGTGTGTTGATTATGTTTATAGGCTTTATCTCCTGAATAACTCTTACCGGCACATTTTCCTGAGCTACAAGAATTTCTTTGGGGTGTTGGAGTATTGCTGCGCTTTCCCAACTGCTGTCATCATAGCCCGCCATGCTCCAACCTTCCTTTTCCAGCCTGGCATCATAGGTTTCTCCGTGATATATCTCCGACATCAGTATGGGGCCTGAAGAAGTCTTCCAGCTGCCATCGGAAAGGATCAAGTTCTCATTGCCGTCTTCATATGTTACGTGCAGTTGGAGCAATAATGCAGCCTTATCACCGTACAGGTTCTTATTTCCGGCCCAGACCAGATTTCCCTTATACCAGCCATTGCCTAAAACAGCCCCGATGGCATTGTTGCCGTCCTTGAGCATCTCTGTCACATCATATGTCTGATACTGAAGCCTTTTATTATAGCTGGTCCAGCCTGGAGTAAAAAGGTGGTCGCTCACACGGGAGCCATTGATATAAAGCTCATACAGCCCCAAAGCAGTGGCATATACTCTTGCCGATCTGACCTTTCCGGCTGTACTGAAATCCTTTCTCAGCAATGGGCATATGTCAGACGTCTGGGCATCATCATAAATGCTTGAAGTAATCCATTCGGCCTTCCATTCCTTTTTGTCCAGCAGCCCTGTCTCAAAAAATCCAGGCTCACTCCAGCCGGACACATTGCCTTTGTTATCCCACACCATGATGCGGTAATAATAACGCTGCCGAGATATCAACGCCTCACCCTCGTATTCTATATGTGCGGATTTATCGGAATTGACTATGCCGGTATCCCAAACTAAGTTCTTAAAGGTATCGTCTCCTTTTGAAACCTGTACCTGGTATGCAGTCTGCATTATCCCCCGGCCATCCGATTCCAGTTGCCATGAGAATCTTGGGGACAGCACATCGATCCCCAACGGATTTTTCTTATACTCACATCTTAGCTTTTTAACCTTTAACATGTTCAACACCCTTCTTTAAGAGGTTATGCAAATAAAAGTGAAACCGGATATGTTTAGCATGCGGCTAAACACCGGCAAATACGCCATGCCGTATTGCCATTATTTAACTTGCTAATTGTGCCGGCCCTTTCAATCGGCCGGCACAACGGATTATCTTAATATTTCATTGCTAACACGAAAAGAATAGTCAGGATAAATATTGCTTTTTTATAGCTTAAGAATTATTTTATCAAGAATTCTGCATATTCCAATGGAATATATTATCCTGAATATAGGTATTTTAAATAAATTCCACTGGCTTAATAATCCCTCATTCTCTTCCATACGTCCAGTATCAGTTTGTACCTTTCAGGATTCATACCTTTAAAGGGGATATTGCTGGTGCAGAATATATATCCTCCTCCCGGCTTTCCGTAAGTAAGGCAGTACTCGGCACTGGCAATAACCTCCTCATCGGTTCCGGTTTGAAGTGCTGCACAGTGTACATTACCGCAAAGACATACCTTGTCACCGACCAGCCTTTTTACTTCCCGGATATCCACTCCGGCCATAGGATCTATAGAGTGCAGAGCATGGGGTTTGCATTCCACCAGTTGGTCGAGGATGGGCATTATGTTTCCGTCGGTGTGCTTGATGGTATAAAGCCCGTCCTTTCTCGCCTCATCTATGATTTTATACAAATATGGCTGTATAAATTCTTCAAACATGGCAGGTGAAACAAAGGGGCCGGTATTGTAGCAGTAATCTGAGCATAAAAACAAGCAGTCCACTCCATTTTCCTGAAGCACCTTGTTTCTTTTTATGGCTCTTTGTGCCATGTCTTCCGCCTTCGCTTTAACTCCGTCCGGATCATCGGCTATGGCATAGGCAAATTCATACATCTTGTCACCATCGGGAATAGCAAAAGTTCCGTCCCCATGGAAGCCTATCATCATCGTATCGCCTATGAGCTCACGCAGATACTTTAGAAACAGCTTCATTTCATCGGGCAGAATGCCTTCGCTCCAGAAGCGGCTCATATCTCCCGGACCGTATCCAGGTATGATGGAATACTCAAGACTGCTGTACACATGCACGAAATATTGAGCGAGATCGTAGATTTTTGCTTCTTTCTCTTTTTGACTGAGTTTTGCAAGATTTTGGGGATATAAATCCTCCGTAATAAATTTCCTTCCGAACATCTCTTCCTCAAGCTGAAATTCCAATTCAAAAGTAGGTACTTTATCCGGAACCTTAAGTGTTAGCGCCGCAACTGCTCTTTCTTTCGGTGTCATCAAAATATCCTCCTTTAAAATAGGTTTGTACAAGTATGATTATATGCCATAATACCCGGATTGTGAATATATAAATGACGCATTCGGGTAAAAACTCCCTATCTGTCTCGGAAACTTGTTGACATGCAAAAATCAGCCAATCATTTACATAATATGGCATTACCAAGATTGCAATTTCTTCCTTTTTTTATTATAATATCTATCGTTAATAATATAACGAACGGGGAGAAGATAATTTGCCATGAGACCATATTCCAAAGATTTTGAAGTACAGTACTATGAAATAAATAAATACCGTGAAGCAACGCCCATATCTCTTTTGAACTATCTGGAGGAAACCGCCATATCTCACTCCGACGCGGTGGGATACGGAATGGAGAGGCTGTATAATGACGGAATAGGATGGGTTTTGAACCGATGGCTGGTAGAAATCAGCAGGTATCCCATGTGGAACGAGAAAATCACCGTCGAAACCTGGCCGTCAAGCTTTGAACGTTTTTATGCCAACAGGGAATTCCTTGTCAAAGATTCCGGGGGAAATATCATAGCCAAGGCTGCTTCCCTATGGATATTCCTGAACATCAACAGCAGAAGACCTATCAGGATACCTATTGAGCTGGGAGACGTTTATGGTATACATCCTGTGCGAACCTTCGACTGCACTTTTGGAAAATTGGAGTCCGCAGACAAATACACTCATAATCGGGATTTTTTCATAAGAAAGAGCGATATCGATACAAATAACCATGTCAACAATGCAAAATATCTCGATTGGATGCTGGAGGCAATACCTGATGACATTTATCATAACTACACCCTTTCAACCCTGGAAATTCAATATAAGAAGGAATTGACCTATGGTACGAAGGTGCATTCTGGCTGCATAGACGCAGGAACCGACGGGCATGGCATAGCTTTTATACATGGAATTTCAAATGATGAAGGCACTGAATGTGCTTTGGGCAAAACGACATGGATAAAAAGGAGCAGCCAGGAATTGCAGGGAATTACCGCATAACAAATATGATAAAAGGAATTGACATGATTAATAAAAATTAACAATAAAAATCCGAAATTTTGTGAAATATTCAATATAATTTTACCAAAAAGTATTGTATAATATATTTATAAGAAAAATACCTACTTTTTCATTTTTGTTCCTCCTTTTAAAATAGATCGTTAATTTCATATGATTTGATTTAAGGCACATTTATTTATTGAAATTATTTATAAGAGATCATCGGTGCCTTATTTTTTTGCAAAAAAAACTGCACAGGTTCTGTCCCCTTAAGGAATTTCCCGTGCAGCTTGTCAAACTTGCTTAGTTCAAAGGTTTTTAACCTTCCTCTATTTTTATTTATTGTATATTATCCCTACGTGTGCCTATTCGTTTTCTTCCATGCTATTCGTTCTTTATAACGGATACTATGCTGTATCCTGCATCTTCCAGTGTCTTTACCATGTCCTTGACATTGAGCGTATTTACTCTCAATATAACGGTGCTTCTTCCTGCCTGTCCCCTGTAGACCGTCAAATGGGTAATGTTTGCGCCATATTCTTTGATAACCTTGGTGATATCAGCCAAAACCCCCGGAGCATCAGGTGCATCAATAGCAATTCTGCTTCCCACATCCCTTGCGCCCATGAGGTCTATAAACGCATCAAATATGTCTGTCTCGGTTATTATTCCTACAACCTTTCCGTTTTCCACCACAGGAAGAGCGCCTATGTCATTGTCCCGGAGCAGCACCGCGGCTTCCTCCAACAGAGCATCGGGCGAAATAGTCTTAACATCTCTGGTCATCACGGTACTTACCTTGGTTTTGGCCAGCAGGTAATTCATTTCGAAAATGCTCAAAGTGGTTGCCTTGGACGGAGAAACTTCAAGCATTTCCCTTTCGGTGACTATTCCCACAAGCTTGCCTGATTTAACCACCGGCAATCTTCTGATCTTGTTTTGCCTCATAATATCAAGAGCTTCGGCAATGGTAGCATCAGGAGCAATGGTGTAGGGATTGGTAGTCATTCTGTTTCTGACATGCATGGAAATCACCCTCCTAAATATGCTTTTTTAATATCTTCACTCTGAGCCAGTTCTTTAGCAGGCCCTTCCAGGACAATACTACCGGTTTCCAGCACATAAGCCCGGTGAGCTATTGACAATGCCATATTGGCATTTTGCTCCACCAGAAGGATTGTGGTACCCTGACTGTTTATATCCTGAATGATTTCAAAGATTTCTTTTACCAGCAGCGGTGCAAGGCCCATAGAAGGTTCGTCCAGCAGCATGATTTTGGGTCTGGACATGAGCGCCCTACCCATTGCCAGCATCTGCTGCTCACCTCCGCTCAAAGTTCCTGCCAGCTGTTTTCTTCTCCTGCCCAGCACTGGAAACCTCTCATATACTTTCTCCATATCCTTCTTTATTTCTGCTTTGTCTCTTCTCAGGAATGCTCCCAGTTCAAGGTTTTCCAATACGGTCATATCCGGGAAGATTCTTCTGCCTTCCGGAACATGGGATATGCCCATCTTCACTATTTCCTGGGCATTTATGCCGCTGATTTCCTTTCCGTCCAGCAATATGGAACCATCAGAAGGTTTGACCAGGCCTGATATGGTTCTCAAGGTAGAAGTCTTACCGGCACCGTTGGCGCCTATCAGAGTTACGATTTCACCTTCCTGAACTTTAAGGGATATATTTTTCAGAGCATGAATCACTCCATAATATACATTTATATTCTTAATCTCAAGCATTGAGAATCTCCTCTCCCAGGTACGCTTCAATAACCCTTTTGTTTTTCTTTATTTCTTCGGGCACCCCATTTGCTATAACCATGCCATAATCAAGAACATATATCCTCTCACATATCTTCATGACCAGCGACATATCATGCTCTATCAGAAGAATAGTGACGTTGAATTCCTTTCTGATCCATTCTATAAGCTCGGTAAGTTCCGCTGTTTCATTGGGATTCATACCGGCAGCCGGTTCATCCAGAAGGAGGAGGTCAGGATTTGCAGCCAGGGCCCTGGCTATTTCAAGCCGTCTTTGTTCACCATAAGGAAGGTTTTTGGCGAGTTCATCCTTCTTCCCATCCAGTCTGAATATTTGAAGCAGCTTTAATGCCTTTTCATATATCTCCTTTTCCTCCCTGCCAAAAGACGGAAGCCTGAAAAAGGCCGGAACAAGTCCATATTTTACTTCATGATGAATTGCTATGCGCACATTGTCCAGAACGGTCAAATCCTTAAACAGCCTTATATTCTGAAAAGTCCTGGCTATACCGGCTTTTGTGATCTTGTATGGCTTCAAACCGTTCAGCACTACAGGTTTGCCCTTCGTATTAAGCTCTATGGTTCCGGAGCTGGGCACATAGACTCCGGTCAAAAGATTAAAAACCGTAGTTTTGCCGGCACCGTTCGGACCGATCAAACCTACCAGTTCACCCTTCTCAATATTCATATTTACATTGGATACTGCTGTGAGACCACCGAAAGACTTGGTCAAGTTCTTTACTGTTAACAACGGCATCGTTTTCACCTCCTGTTATCCGGTCATACAGCCGTTTGCCTTCTTAATATTTTTTCCGTTATAAACTTCTTAAACTTAGTCATATCCTTGTTCTTTAAAATCATAATCACAATCAGTACAAGGGCATATATGACCATTTTCAGTTCAGGATATTCCTGCAGGTATGACGAAATAGTCGCCAGCAGTATGGATGCGATGATGGAACCGTGAATATTTCCCAGTCCACCCAATACGACTATAACCAATATGTCAATGGATTTCATGAAACCAAACTGGTCGGGTTTTATAAAGTAGAAATACAGGGAATAGAGAGCTCCTGCCACACCCGCAAAAAACGCACCTATGGCAAAAGCAATAACCTTATATCTGGTTGTATTTATACCCATGGCTTCAGAGGCTATTTCATCCTCCCTTATGGAAATGCATGCCCTACCATGGGTGGAATTTATAAAGTTTTTAATCAGTACAATGGTTGCCACCGTAAAAATGTATACCCAAGTCCAGTTGGCGTACTGGGGTATGCTGAGTCCGCTGGCTCCACCTACCGCCTCTACATTCAAAATAATTATCCTTATGATCTCGGCCATACCCAGGGTAGCTATGGCAAGGTAGTCACCTTTAAGCCTCAATGTAGGTATTCCGATCAGTATTCCGACAAGGGCTGCTGCTATCGCCCCGGCAAAAATTCCTATCAAAAAAGAAAACTCTTGTTCCACGGTAACTGTGATATACCCGCACACATACGCCCCTATTGCCATAAAGCCGGCATGTCCCAGGGAGAATTGACCGGTAAATCCGGTTATAAGGTTCAGGCTAACCGACAATATGATATTTAAGCATATCATAACCAGCAAAATCTGATAGTAATCATCTACAATGCCCACCATTATCAATGCCTGAACAATCACATATATTAATATTATTCCAATCAATGCTTTTAGATTCTTGGCTTTCAATATATTATTCATATTCCCACCTACACTTTCTCACGGACATTTTTACCAAGAAGCCCCGATGGTTTGACTATCAGCACTAAAATCAGTATGGCATAAGCTGCCGCATCCTTGTATAATGAGCTTCCATATCCGCTTACAAAAGTCTCTATAACTCCAATGGAAATACCGCCCAGCATAGCTCCGGGAATTATCCCTATACCTCCCAGCACGGCGGCCACGAAAGCTTTAATACCAGGTATCATTCCCATGAGGGGGTCAATGGAATTATAATAAATTCCAACCAGGATTCCTGCAGCACCTGCCAGTGCGGAGCCAATGGCAAAGGTAAAGGATATGGTTCTGTCCACATTAATGCCCATGAGCCTTGCCGCATCCTGGTCTGTTGATACAGCGCGCATGGCTTTTCCCATCCTGGTCATGCGTACAATGTACTGCAGCAGTATCATCAACACGATAGTTACCAGCAAAATATAAATCTGGGTCACATTGATGACAACACCATCTATAATTTCAAATCTGGATTGTGGAAATACCTGCGGGAATGTACGTATTGTGGGACCCACGATTGCCATGGTTCCATACTCCAAAAACAGAGAAACTCCTATGGCGGTAATCAGCACTGCAATCCTGGCAGCATTTCTCAAAGGCTTGTAAGCCAACTTTTCAATCAGGATACCCAGTACTGCGCACAGTATCATGGAGATGATCAGAGATGGCACAAAACCAAGCCCAAGATAGGTTATACACACAAAACCAATATATGCGCCCAACATATATATATCTCCGTGGGCGAAATTAATGAGCTTTATGATACCATAAACCATGGTATACCCCAGGGCTATCAGAGCATAAATGCTTCCTAAGGATATGCCGTTTATCAACTGCTGTAAAAACTGCGTCAAAAGCCTCACACCTTCCAAATCTAAAAAATTCAAAAAAATATAAACATTTCAAAAAACACATAAAATATAATAAATGAGAGGATTTCTCCTCTCACTCATTATATATCCAAATAAGGTATATGTCCAACAATTGTTCACTTATATAACTGAATTATGGTTCGATTTTTTCCTTAACGGATTGTACACCATCTTTCAACTCAATAATTGTGATTGATTTAACCGGGTTATGATTTTCATCTATACTCAATACACCGGTGATTGCCGGGAAGTCTTTGGTCTGCTCAAGGGCTTCTTTGATCTTTACTGAGTCAGCTTCACCGGCTCTTTCAATGGCATCAGCTATAAAGTATCCGAGGTCATAACCAAGAGCGTGGAATGCATCCGGTTCCTTACCATATTTAGCCTTGAAGTTTTCTACAAATTCTACAACCTTGGCATCAGTGTCCTGAGAAGAGTAGTGGTTTGAGAAGAAAACATTGTTGAGGGCTGATGCACCTGCGATCTTTATGAGCTCCGGTGAATCATATCCGTCTCCGCCAAGGAAAGGCTTATCTATTCCAAGATCCCTTGCCTGCTTGATTATGAGCCCAACTTCTTCATAATATGCCGGAAGATAAATGACATCAAAATCCATTCCCTTTATCTTTGTGAGGACG encodes the following:
- a CDS encoding CBS and ACT domain-containing protein; the encoded protein is MHVRNRMTTNPYTIAPDATIAEALDIMRQNKIRRLPVVKSGKLVGIVTEREMLEVSPSKATTLSIFEMNYLLAKTKVSTVMTRDVKTISPDALLEEAAVLLRDNDIGALPVVENGKVVGIITETDIFDAFIDLMGARDVGSRIAIDAPDAPGVLADITKVIKEYGANITHLTVYRGQAGRSTVILRVNTLNVKDMVKTLEDAGYSIVSVIKNE
- a CDS encoding ABC transporter ATP-binding protein: MLEIKNINVYYGVIHALKNISLKVQEGEIVTLIGANGAGKTSTLRTISGLVKPSDGSILLDGKEISGINAQEIVKMGISHVPEGRRIFPDMTVLENLELGAFLRRDKAEIKKDMEKVYERFPVLGRRRKQLAGTLSGGEQQMLAMGRALMSRPKIMLLDEPSMGLAPLLVKEIFEIIQDINSQGTTILLVEQNANMALSIAHRAYVLETGSIVLEGPAKELAQSEDIKKAYLGG
- a CDS encoding ABC transporter ATP-binding protein, with protein sequence MPLLTVKNLTKSFGGLTAVSNVNMNIEKGELVGLIGPNGAGKTTVFNLLTGVYVPSSGTIELNTKGKPVVLNGLKPYKITKAGIARTFQNIRLFKDLTVLDNVRIAIHHEVKYGLVPAFFRLPSFGREEKEIYEKALKLLQIFRLDGKKDELAKNLPYGEQRRLEIARALAANPDLLLLDEPAAGMNPNETAELTELIEWIRKEFNVTILLIEHDMSLVMKICERIYVLDYGMVIANGVPEEIKKNKRVIEAYLGEEILNA
- a CDS encoding branched-chain amino acid ABC transporter permease encodes the protein MNNILKAKNLKALIGIILIYVIVQALIMVGIVDDYYQILLVMICLNIILSVSLNLITGFTGQFSLGHAGFMAIGAYVCGYITVTVEQEFSFLIGIFAGAIAAALVGILIGIPTLRLKGDYLAIATLGMAEIIRIIILNVEAVGGASGLSIPQYANWTWVYIFTVATIVLIKNFINSTHGRACISIREDEIASEAMGINTTRYKVIAFAIGAFFAGVAGALYSLYFYFIKPDQFGFMKSIDILVIVVLGGLGNIHGSIIASILLATISSYLQEYPELKMVIYALVLIVIMILKNKDMTKFKKFITEKILRRQTAV
- a CDS encoding branched-chain amino acid ABC transporter permease; this encodes MTQFLQQLINGISLGSIYALIALGYTMVYGIIKLINFAHGDIYMLGAYIGFVCITYLGLGFVPSLIISMILCAVLGILIEKLAYKPLRNAARIAVLITAIGVSLFLEYGTMAIVGPTIRTFPQVFPQSRFEIIDGVVINVTQIYILLVTIVLMILLQYIVRMTRMGKAMRAVSTDQDAARLMGINVDRTISFTFAIGSALAGAAGILVGIYYNSIDPLMGMIPGIKAFVAAVLGGIGIIPGAMLGGISIGVIETFVSGYGSSLYKDAAAYAILILVLIVKPSGLLGKNVREKV